The following proteins come from a genomic window of Prionailurus viverrinus isolate Anna chromosome D1, UM_Priviv_1.0, whole genome shotgun sequence:
- the LOC125176666 gene encoding olfactory receptor 145-like, with protein MVPGNVSFVTEFILLGLTDLPDLQLLLFCLFLVMYVVTALGNLGLITLIGLNSHLHTPMYFFLSNLSFIDFCYSSVFTPKMLFNFTSKKNIISYRGCMAQLYLFSFFGISEGYVLTSMAYDRYVAICNPLLYNVVLSPKACSSLMLGSYLMAFSGAMAHTGCMLRLTFCNANTINHYLCDILPVLQLSCTSTYVNELVVFIVVGINVIVPSVTIFVSYGCILSSILRISSTEGRSKAFSTCSSHIIAVSLFFGSGAFMYLKPSSAGSMDEGKISSVFYTSIVPLMNPFIYSLRNKDIKLALRKTLNRGKF; from the coding sequence ATGGTGCCTGGGAATGTTTCTTTTGTGACTGAATTCATTCTGCTGGGGCTAACAGACCTACCAGATCTCCAGCTCCTCCTGTTCTGCCTGTTTCTAGTCATGTACGTGGTCACTGCATTGGGAAATTTGGGCTTGATAACTCTAATTGGGCTGAATTCACATCtacacacccccatgtactttttcctctCCAATTTGTCCTTCATAGACTTCTGTTATTCTTCTGTGTTTACACCCAAAATGCTATTTAACTTCACATCAAAGAAGAATATCATCTCCTATAGGGGGTGCATGGCCCAGCTTtaccttttcagtttttttggtatttctgaaGGTTATGTGCTGACATCAATGGCCTATgatcgctatgtggccatctgcaacCCACTTTTGTATAACGTTGTCCTGTCCCCTAAAGCGTGTTCCAGCCTTATGCTTGGTTCATATTTGATGGCATTTTCGGGTGCTATGGCCCACACAGGATGCATGCTGAGACTGACCTTCTGCAATGCAAACACCATCAACCATTATTTGTGTGACATCCTCCCTGTGCTCCAGCTTTCCTGCACAAGCACCTATGTAAATGAACTGGTGGTTTTCATTGTGGTGGGAATCAATGTGATTGTGCCCAGTGTCACCATCTTTGTGTCTTATGGttgcatcctctccagcatcctcCGCATCAGCTCCACTGAGGGCAGGTCCAAAGCGTTCAGCACCTGCAGTTCCCACATAATTGCTGTTTCCTTGTTCTTTGGATCAGGTGCATTTATGTATCTCAAACCATCTTCTGCTGGGTCTATGGATGAGGGTAAAATCTCTTCTGTCTTTTATACCAGTATAGTTCCCTTGATGAACCCATTCATTTACAGCTTGAGAAACAAAGACATTAAACTTGCTCTGAGAAAAACTCTGAATAGGGGAAAGTTTTGA
- the LOC125176629 gene encoding olfactory receptor 145-like isoform X1, translating into MSQKRMAPTNASFVTEFMLVGLTDLPDLQLPLFCLFLVMYVVTVLGNLGLITLIGLNSHLHTPMYFFLSNLSFIDLCYASVFTPKMLINFTSKKNIISYRGCMTQFYFFCFFIISECYVLTSMAYDRYVAICNPLLYNVVMSPKVCSSLMLGSYLMAFSGAVAHTGSMLRLTFCDANTINHYLCDILPLLQLSCTSTYVNELVVFIVVGINIIVPSVTIFVSYGCILSSILRISSTEGRSKAFSTCSSHIIAVSLFFGSGAFTYLKPSSALSMHKGKISSVFYTNVVPMMNPLIYSLRNKDVKTALRKTLSRRRF; encoded by the coding sequence AAGAATGGCTCCTACAAATGCCTCTTTTGTGACTGAATTTATGCTGGTAGGGCTAACAGACCTACCAGATCTCCAGCTCCCCCTGTTCTGCCTGTTTCTAGTCATGTATGTGGTCACTGTGTTAGGGAATTTGGGCTTGATAACTCTAATTGGGCTGAATTCACACCtacacacccccatgtactttttcctctCCAATTTGTCCTTCATAGACCTCTGTTATGCTTCTGTGTTTACACCCAAAATGCTGATTAATTTcacatcaaagaaaaatattatctccTATAGGGGGTGCATGACCcaattctactttttttgtttttttatcatttccGAATGCTATGTGCTGACATCAATGGCCTATgatcgctatgtggccatctgtaaCCCACTTTTGTATAATGTTGTCATGTCCCCTAAAGTGTGTTCCAGCCTTATGCTTGGTTCATATTTGATGGCATTTTCGGGTGCTGTGGCTCACACAGGAAGCATGCTGAGACTGACCTTCTGTGATGCAAACACCATCAACCATTATTTGTGTGACATCCTCCCCCTTCTCCAGCTCTCCTGCACAAGCACCTACGTGAATGAGCTGGTGGTTTTCATCGTGGTGGGCATCAACATCATTGTGCCCAGTGTCACCATCTTTGTGTCTTATGGttgcatcctctccagcatcctcCGCATCAGCTCCACTGAGGGCAGGTCCAAAGCGTTCAGCACCTGCAGTTCCCACATAATTGCTGTTTCCTTATTCTTTGGATCAGGTGCATTTACATATCTCAAACCATCGTCTGCTCTGTCTATGCATAAGGGGAAAATCTCTTCTGTCTTTTATACCAATGTGGTTCCCATGATGAACCCTTTAATTTACAGCTTGAGAAACAAAGATGTTAAAACTGCTCTCAGAAAAACCCTCAGTAGGAGAAGGTTTTGA
- the LOC125176629 gene encoding olfactory receptor 145-like isoform X2 yields the protein MAPTNASFVTEFMLVGLTDLPDLQLPLFCLFLVMYVVTVLGNLGLITLIGLNSHLHTPMYFFLSNLSFIDLCYASVFTPKMLINFTSKKNIISYRGCMTQFYFFCFFIISECYVLTSMAYDRYVAICNPLLYNVVMSPKVCSSLMLGSYLMAFSGAVAHTGSMLRLTFCDANTINHYLCDILPLLQLSCTSTYVNELVVFIVVGINIIVPSVTIFVSYGCILSSILRISSTEGRSKAFSTCSSHIIAVSLFFGSGAFTYLKPSSALSMHKGKISSVFYTNVVPMMNPLIYSLRNKDVKTALRKTLSRRRF from the coding sequence ATGGCTCCTACAAATGCCTCTTTTGTGACTGAATTTATGCTGGTAGGGCTAACAGACCTACCAGATCTCCAGCTCCCCCTGTTCTGCCTGTTTCTAGTCATGTATGTGGTCACTGTGTTAGGGAATTTGGGCTTGATAACTCTAATTGGGCTGAATTCACACCtacacacccccatgtactttttcctctCCAATTTGTCCTTCATAGACCTCTGTTATGCTTCTGTGTTTACACCCAAAATGCTGATTAATTTcacatcaaagaaaaatattatctccTATAGGGGGTGCATGACCcaattctactttttttgtttttttatcatttccGAATGCTATGTGCTGACATCAATGGCCTATgatcgctatgtggccatctgtaaCCCACTTTTGTATAATGTTGTCATGTCCCCTAAAGTGTGTTCCAGCCTTATGCTTGGTTCATATTTGATGGCATTTTCGGGTGCTGTGGCTCACACAGGAAGCATGCTGAGACTGACCTTCTGTGATGCAAACACCATCAACCATTATTTGTGTGACATCCTCCCCCTTCTCCAGCTCTCCTGCACAAGCACCTACGTGAATGAGCTGGTGGTTTTCATCGTGGTGGGCATCAACATCATTGTGCCCAGTGTCACCATCTTTGTGTCTTATGGttgcatcctctccagcatcctcCGCATCAGCTCCACTGAGGGCAGGTCCAAAGCGTTCAGCACCTGCAGTTCCCACATAATTGCTGTTTCCTTATTCTTTGGATCAGGTGCATTTACATATCTCAAACCATCGTCTGCTCTGTCTATGCATAAGGGGAAAATCTCTTCTGTCTTTTATACCAATGTGGTTCCCATGATGAACCCTTTAATTTACAGCTTGAGAAACAAAGATGTTAAAACTGCTCTCAGAAAAACCCTCAGTAGGAGAAGGTTTTGA